One Fusarium falciforme chromosome 1, complete sequence genomic window carries:
- a CDS encoding Copper transport protein, which translates to MSSSMDHNMHMTGMSATATATMSMDHATMSMEMPASTSAAMDMDHGMGNGCKISMLWNWNTVDSCFIAETWHITSKGMFAGSCIGVILLVMALELLRRSVKEWDRFLLRQHAAKFEGSAPAAAAATGSDSPKVASPVACATPLPPFRPNVWQQAIRALLHMMQFAVAYFVMLLAMYYNGYFIICIFIGAYLGAFIFQWETLSGGQNTSASREATVCCG; encoded by the exons atgtcgtccTCAATGGATCACAACATGCACATGACTGGCATGTCCGCGACTGCCACTGCCACCATGTCCATGGACCACGCCACCATGTCTATGGAGATGCCAGCTTCCACCTCTGCTGCCATGGATATGGACCACGGCATGGGCAATGGCTGCAAGATTTCT ATGCTCTGGAACTGGAACACGGTCGACTCCTGCTTCATTGCCGAGACCTGGCACATCACCTCGAAGGGTATGTTCGCCGGCTCCTGCATTGGCGTCATCCTCCTAGTCATGGCCCTCGAACTCCTCCGCCGCTCCGTCAAGGAATGGGaccgcttcctcctccgccagCACGCCGCCAAGTTTGAAGGATCCGCtcccgccgccgctgctgccaCCGGTTCCGACAGCCCCAAGGTCGCTTCTCCAGTCGCCTGTGCTACTCCTCTGCCTCCGTTCCGCCCCAATGTCTGGCAGCAGGCTATCCGTGCGCTGCTTCACATGATGCAGTTTGCCGTCGCTTACTTTGTTATGCTACTCGCCATGTACTACAACGGGTACTTCATCATCTGTATCTTTATCGGCGCGTACCTGGGTGCCTTTATCTTTCAGTGGGAAACTCTGAGCGGAGGTCAGAACACGAGTGCCTCCCGCGAGGCTACCGTCTGCTGTGGTTAA